In the genome of Methylococcus sp. EFPC2, the window AATGCCTCGTTCTTCGAGAGCCTGAGCAGCCAGGACGCGGCCGTGGAGCTGTCCGGTCAGCTCAAGACGGTGGCGGTCGGCCTCATGAAGATCGCCAACGACCTGCGCTGGATGAACTCGGGCCCCTTGGCCGGCCTCGGCGAAATCGAACTGCCCGCCCTGCAGCCCGGTTCCAGCATCATGCCCGGCAAGGTGAATCCGGTGATACCGGAAGCCGCCGCCATGGTCGCCGCCCAGATCATCGGCAACGATGCGACCATCACCGTGGCCGGTCAATCCGGCAATTTCCAGCTCAATGTGATGCTGCCGGTCATCGCCCACAATCTGCTGCAAAGCATCGCGCTGCTCGCCAACGTCTCGCGCCTGCTGGCGGACAAGGCGATCGCCGACTTCACGGTGCGGGAAGACAACCTGAGCCGGGCGCTCGCCCTCAATCCCATCCTGGTCACGGCCCTGAACCCCATCATCGGCTATGCCAAGGCGGCCGAAATCGCCAAGACCGCCTACAAGACCCAGCGGCCCGTCATCGACGTCGCGGTCGAAATGACCGGCATGCCGGCCGACGAACTGAAACGCCTGCTGGACCCGGCCAAGCTGACGCAAGGCGGGATACAAGCCTGATCGGAGCGTACTTCAGTTCTCCGTCCGGCGCCCCACCTTGCGCCGGGCCTGGAGCACGTTGTGGACCTGCTCCAGTTTATCGAGGGCCATGCTGAGCTGTCCGATGTCGCTGACCTCCAGCGTGATCGCCATGGTGACCGACTGGTTGTGCGTGTCGGTGCGCGTGTCGGTGCGCAGGATATTGATATGCTCCTGGGCGAGGATATGGGTCACGTCTTTCAGCAAGCCTTTGCGATCGATGGCCTGAACCTCGATTTCAACGGGGAAGGTCGTGGCCTCCTCGCCCCAACCCACCTCGATCAGGCGCGCCTGCTTGTGTACGGGCAGATTCAGGATGTTCTCGCAGTCCTGCCGATGGATGGCCACCCCACGGCCTACCGTGATGTAACCGATGATGGGCGTGCCCGGCGTGGGCTGACAGCACGTGGCGAAATGGGTCAGGAGATTGCGCACACCCTGCACGGTCACCTGATCCGGTTCCACCGTCGCGGGAAACTCGTGTTTGCGCGTAGCCGGCTGGACGGGAGCGGTATGGAACCCCGGTACCTGCAAGGTCGCCGCCAACTGGGCCTGACCGATTTCGGCGCGGCCTATGGCCAGCAGCAAGTCGTCCGGACGCGACAGATGAAAGTGACGGGCCAACTCGTCCAGATCGCTGTCTCTTAATCCCGGCAGGCCCAACTTGTGGCGCTCCCGCTCGAGCAGGGCGCGCCCGGCACGCAGATGCTTCTCGTGGTCCTGCTGCTTGAACCACTGCTTGATTTTGCTGCGCGCATTCGGGGTCGAAACATAACCCATGTGCGGATCCAACCATCCCAGGCTGGGCCCGCCGTGTTTGGCGGTGAGAATCTCGACTTTCTCCCCCGAATTAAGTGCGTGGCTCAGCGGGACGATATGCCCGTTCACCTTGGCTCCTCGGCAACGGTGGCCAATTTCGGAGTGGATGGCGTAAGCGAAATCCAGGGGCGTCGCGCCTTTCTTGAGCCGGATGACCTGGCCTTTGGGGGTGAGCACGAAAATCTGGTCGGCGAAGAGTTCGGAGCGGAAATCTTCCAGCAGCGCTTGATCGTCGTTCCGGCTGTCCAGCAGGCGACGCAAGGAATTGATGCTGCGATCCAGCGCCGCGTCCTGCTTGCCGCCTTCCTTGTAGCGCCAATGGGCGGCCACGCCGTGTTCGGCGAAGTCGTGCATTTCGCGGGTGCGTATCTGCACTTCGACGGAGCGCCCCTCCGGACCGACCACCACGGTATGCAGCGACTGGTAGCCGTTGTCCTTGGGGTTGGCGATATAGTCATCGAACTCCTTGGGGACATGCAGCCATTCGTTGTGGACGATGCCCAGAACCGCATAACAACTCGCCGGTTTGTCGACTATCACCCGGACGGCCAGGAGGTCGTACAAGTCATCCAGGGCCAGGTGCTTGCGCCGCATCTTGCTCCAGATACTGAACAAATGCTTGGGCCGCCCATAGATCTGGGCGTCTATGCCGTTGTCCTTCAGCGCCTTGTCCAGCAGGGCAATGAAATGGCCTATGTATTTTTCCCGCTCCGCCCGCTTGCCATCGAGGGAGGTGGCCAGATTCTTATATGCATCCGGCTCCAGATAGCGGAAAGACAAATCCTCCAGTTCCCATTTCAACTGCCCCAGACCCAATCGGTTGGCGAGCGGGGAAAAGAGATCCAGGGTCTCCCGCGCGATACGATAACGCACGCTGGGGTCCTGTTCGTGCTTGAGCGAGCGCAAACGCTGCAGACGATAGGCCAGCTTGACGAGCACCGCGCGTACATCGTTGACCACCGCCAGCAACATGCGGCGCAGCAATTCGGCCTGTTCCGGTTCGCAAACCTCCGCCGTGTATTCGTTGAAGGTGTTCAGCCAGTTGACCTTTTGCACCAAACTGGCCACCGGCTCCCCGAACTGGGACTTGATGGACTCTTCGGCCAGATTCTCGCGCAGCCAGGGATCGCTGAGCAGGGCCGCCTGCACCGTGAGCGCGTCGACCCCCAAGCCCAGCAGGATGTGCGCTACATCCAGGCCACGCGGGCGTTGCTGCGGGTCGCGATCGCGCGCCATGACGGCGTGGCGCACGGCCTCGGCCAAGCGCGTCCTTTCCCGGGAAGAAAAACCTGCGGCGAGCTTTTCCAGAAGCTCGTCGTGAGAGTGCGACGAAATATCGCGTTCGTAGAGGCTGTGTTTCATTGTTTTACACAGGTAATGTGGCCGATTCGACTAGAACTATAGGCTAGGCAAATCGTGGGCCACATCGGGCGGCGGCGGCTTATCAATTCATCGATAGCAGGTCCGGCGCGGGTTTACCGATGTGGTAGCCCTGCGCGTAGTCCACGCCGTAATCCATCAGCAAGCGGACGATGGCCTCGTTTTCCACGAATTCCGCGACCGTCTTTTTGCCATAGGCGCGGGCCATCTCGACCATGGCGCGGACGGAAATCTGATCGTCCCGGTTGTCCGGTAAATTGCGGATGAAAGCGCCGTCGATCTTAATGCAGTCCACGGAAAACTGCTTAAGATAATAAAAGGAAGCGAAACCGCTGCCGAAATCGTCCAAGGCCAGAACACAGCCCCATTCGCGCAGCGTATTCACGAAAGCGCGCGCTTCGTTGAAATCCGCGACGGCGGCCGTTTCCGTGATTTCGAAGATCACCCTCGAAGGATCGACGGCGCTGCTTTGCAGCAGTCCGCGCAGGTCTTCCAGGAGTTGTGTGTCGCCGATGCTGGCGCCGGACAAATTGATCGCCAGCCCGATGCCTTGCGCCTCGGGAGGCATGCTCGCCAGTTTTTTCAAACTATTGCGCACGACCCATCGATCCAGCTCGCCGATCAGGCCGCTGCGCTCGGCGACTTCCAGGAAATCCCCCGGCGTCGAAATCGATCCGTCCTCATTCCGCAAGCGCAGCAACACTTCGTAGTGACTCAGTTTATTGTCGGACAAGCGCACCACCGGCTGATAAAAAAGCACGAAATGGTCGTGGGCGATGCCCTGCTTGATGCGCTCCTCCCAACTCACCCAGTCATACATGCGTTCCCGCGCTTTCTCTTCGGCCGAGAACAGATGCCAGCCTGCCCGTTTGTTGCTTTTGGCCTGAAACATCGCGATGTCGGCATTGACCAACAACTCGCGCGCATCCCGGCCATGCTCGGGAAACAAGGCGATGCCTACGCTGGCGGTCACGCGATATCCGCTGGCGGTATCCATCCGGAAGTCCATCAACGCCTGGATCACCCGCTCGGCCAGGGATATTGCCTGCTCGCGATCCACATTCAGGGTCGCGAGCGCGAACTCGTCTCCGCCGAGTCGACCCACCTCGCCGAGCGTAGGAACTTGGCCGAGCAAGGATTTCAGCTCGTTGGCCACCTGGGTCAGCAAATCGTCTCCCGCCTGGTGTCCGGCGATATCATTCAAATATTTGAAGCGGTCCAGGTCGAGGTAGAGCAAGGCGCCTTCAATGTGCAGGCGTTGCGCCATATCGAGCATGCGCTCCAAGGCATCCTGAAACCCGCGCCGGTTGAGCGTATCGGTCAAGGGGTCGTGTGCCTGGAGATAATTGAGGTGACGCTCGTTGCGTTTGCGCTCGGAGATGTCCAGCCCCACCGAGAGCAAGGCCGCTTCGCCCAATGCCGCCCCGCTCAGACGGGTATGCACCCAGGAAATCTCGTGTTTCGCGTTCTCTCCAAAGGCATTCATGGCGGATTCGTGCCGCCAGTGCCGCGTCTGACCGGCGATGATTTCACGCAGACGGCCGTACATGTCGATCGCGGCATCCGGCAGCAAGACGGAATTGAGCAAGGGCAGCCCGATCACATCGGTTTCCGAGTAACCGGTCAGCTTGCGCCCGTATTGATTGAGGGTGAGCAGGCAGCCGGCCTGATCCGACGTGGCGATGATCACCTCGGCGTGTTCGAGCAGATTGTCGGCAAACTCCTTTTCCAGCGTGATCTCACGCAAAGCCGCGCGCAACGATTGGGTACGCTCTTCGACTTGGTGCTCCAGTTGTTCGAGACGCTCGGAAAGGGCTATGGCCGTGTTATCGAGCAAATCGATTTCATCGAAAAATCGCTCGCCTTTACGCGGATGCACGATGCGGCGCAAGCGCTCGAATTCGCTGCGTCCCAGCAGGGGAATGGCATGAGCGGTGCGCAGGATGCGGTCCAGGTGCCGCCCCAGGGAAACGTAGATGAGCACCATGGACGAAGCCGTCGAAAGCAAGGCGGCCAATAGCGAACGCCAAACGGCGCGATCGATATCGGCGAGGCCGGCGCTGATGTCTTCCAGCACCAAGATGCGCATGCCGGGCGCCCGATTCTCGGGGCTCAAGCCGATCTGGCCCACCTCATAAACCCCGTCCTGCGTTGTTAACCGCTGGGGCTGCTGAGCCAGTTGCGAGAGGGGGATTTCGCTCGCCAATCGCTGCAGCAAGACGTGATTACGTTCGCGGTTCGATGCCGCTTCGAGCTTCAAGCCCCATGGCCCCACGAGGCCGTCCTCCTCCGCACGATTCGGCTCGGCCAATACGGCGATATCCGCGGCAGCCGTATCGTGAAAGGTAAGCACCGTATCTGCCAGCGACGCGCCCACGGCGAACATACCGGTCATGCGGCTTTGCGCCAGCACAGGCGCCAGGGCCCGGATGCCACACTGAACGGTACAGTCTACGAAGCTGCTGGGGGTTTCATTCCTGCGCACGCTCTCTTGAACCTGTTGCCAGGCCGGCGAGGCCAGGACGACATTCATGTCCTCTCCACCGGTCCATTGCGCTCGCAATATCCCGGAATACTCCACATACAAGGCGTCGGACAAGCCCATGTCGAGTTGAAAAGCCGACCAGAACTGGTCGAAACGGAGTTTGAACGCCTCCAGATCGTCCTTGCCGAGATCGTCCCGGACATGGGACAGTGCCGGCAGGGCCGCGGCGACTTGTTCGAGATGCTTGCGCTGCTGACGGATCAAGCCGTTGATTTGCTGCTCGTACCGTGCCATGGCCATGAAGCGGCTTTCCTGATGACGGTCGAGCAGGTACAAGCGGAACAACTGGGCGAACAGCACGCTGAGCGGAAGCGAGAGCAGCAGCAGGAGTATGATGAGTTTCCAGCGCAAGCTGAAGCGCGGCTGCCGGAGGAGCTCGCGACGCGCTGACCTTGGTTGCAAGGTGTGCGGTTCCATCGTAGTCAAAAGCGGTAGGAACCCAACAGGATCACCATATCCCAACGCCTTTCCAGGTCCCGCCGATCGGGATTGTCCAGCGGCGATAACCACACGGTGCCATCGACGTGGTGATATTCCGCCCGCAACATTAAGGATGACGTCACATCAAACCTCAGGCCGGCGACGACATCCTGAGCGTAACGGGTATGCGCAGGTGCACCGGTAAGCTCATGGTAGCGGTGGCCATAGGGGTCATCCATATCGCTGTGCGCTTGATCATAACGCAACATAAGCTCCCACTTCGGCAGGAAACGGTATTGCCCCATGACATACCAGTTCTCCGCCGTCGCGCGTATGGACGGCCGTCCCGATATATCGAGCTGAGTGTAGCGTTGAGAATATTCAGTCGTGAGCGTAAGTTTCTCGCCCGCATATTGCAGTGACAATATCCAGGGATCGAGGCTTAAGGTTTGACGGGGTATCCGCTCGTCGGCGGCAGGGGTGTAGGTTTGCTTCAGAGAAAAATAGGAAACGCCCCCTCGCCAACGGCCATCCTCCGTTTCATAAAGCACGCGGAATCCCGGTGTCATGCGGTCCTGGAGCAAGTCTCCCCGTCCCCTGACGCCGGTCAACGCCGCCTTGGTGCTGTCATCGTTGGTCGGCAAATCCGTCAAGGCGAACCTGATGTCTAAGTGACCTCCGGGCACTTCGACCTCGCTGTACAAATGGACCCCGTCTCCGGAAAGCGCGAAACGACGGGTCCGGTCGAAATAGATCGGTTGCGGCAATATGGCACCCGGCCGGGTGAACGCCACGTCGCGGGTTTCGGTATAAAAACCGAACGGATTCTTGACCCGGCCGGCGCGGACGCCGAAACGCAGGTTTTCATCGTTGTACAGGTTGATATCGGCCAGGGCGAAGTCCAGCCAGGGCTCCCCTTCGTCCATCTTGCCAGCCCAGCGCGACATGCCTTGGGCTGCAAGACGCAAGCGACTGAACGGTTGAAGCGACAAGTTCAATCCCACTTCACGAAAGTCGGGACTGAATTGGTTATGGCTATCGCCATAAAAATTATTGGCAGTGGTGTACACGGCGCCCTGAGTCAGGTAACCATGCAGTTGAACCTTGCCGTTGATCCATTCGAAGGCCAAGGCGGGTGCCGCCGATAGCCACAGCCCCGCCAAGGCGATCAGCCCCAACGTAAGCCGCCGGATGCGACTATTTGATTTCAAGCAAACGGACTTTCTTGGCATCGAGCTTGTCCTTGGAAAGATAACCGACCGAGCCGGGCGTTTCGGTGACACGCGTCAGCATCTCCTCTTCCGAGCTCACTTCGATCGGCGCCTGGCCGGTACCGGAAAAAACCTGCCGGTCCCAGGCGATACGCAATTGCTGCGGGAACACGTCGAGCACCGTCTTGGCAAAACTGGCGTGCAGGGGATGGCCATCGGGCAAAACGAAAACCGTGGTACCCCCGTCCCCCGGCCATTGAGGCACTCGCATGCCGAATAGGGCACGAGCGAAATTGCGCGTGACAAATGTCGCGGGGACGGTCGGATGCGTTATGACCACGACATCCGCTGCCCGAGCATTGAAGTGGAAGAACAGCAACAAGAGTGGCAGTAGATTACGCGGCATCGGCCAAGAGTAGATCCATCTCAAAAATTTGCAGGCATTGTCGCCACGCGGTGACTACCGCGGCAATAAGGAAGAGACCTAGTTGGCCGGAACCGCGCGCAACATCACTCCCTGGAACCATACCGGCCGGCCAGCCGCGCGTAATCTTCCAGCGCCAGTGTCTCGGCCCTGGCCGTCGGGTCGACACCGAGATCGCGCAACTCATCCGCGCTGAAGAGTGCACTGAGTGCGTTGCGCAAGGTCTTGCGGCGCTGGGCGAATGCCGCCGTGACGACCCGTCCAAGGGCGACGGGATCCGCCTCGACCGGCGGACGCGCATGGGGAATCAAGCGCACCACCGCCGACATGACCTTGGGCGGAGGATAGAAGCTATCCGGTGGAACGTCCATCAGGCACTCCATGGCGCAGTGGTATTGTGCCATGATGCTCAGCCTCCCATAGTCGGAATCGCCCGGCGAAGCGCATAGCCGGTCAACCACTTCCTTTTGCAGCATGAAATGCATGTCCGATATCGACTGTGCCTGACCGAAAAGATGGAACAGCAACGGCGTCGAGATGTTGTAAGGCAGGTTGCCGACGACGCGGAGCTTCTCGCCTTTGCTCAGTGCGGCGAAATCGAACTTGAGGGCGTCGCCCGAGTGGATGCGCAACTTATCCGAGCCGGCGTAACGCTCCTTGAGCCTGACCACCAGATCACGATCCAGTTCGACGACGTCCAGGCGGCCGCATTCGGCCAATAAGGCGCTGGTCAGCGCTCCCTGCCCCGGCCCGATTTCCACCAGATGCTCATCCTCGCGCGGCCCTATGGCTGCAACGATGGCATAGATGACGTGCTGATCGCGCAGGAAATTCTGCCCGAAGCGCTTGCGCGGCTGATGACTCATGCCCACCTCCCCTCTCCTTGCGCGGCATTTCCGGCCATTTGCACGGCCATACGCAACGCGGCCCCCAGGCTGCCCGCATCCGCCCGTCCGCTGCCGGCCAAATCCAGTGCCGTCCCGTGATCGACCGAGGTGCGAATCAGCGGCAGTCCCAGGGTGACGTTGACCGCTTTGCCGAAACCCGCGTATTTGAGCACCGGCAAGCCCTGATCGTGGTACATGGCCAACACCGCATCGGCATTTTGCAGATACTTGGGCAAAAACAGGGTATCGGCCGGCAATGGACCCTGGAGATCATAACCTTGCCCTCGCAAGGCTGCCAGAACCGGTTCCATAACCTCGACTTCCTCCGTCCCCAGATGCCCGCCTTCTCCCGCGTGGGGATTGAGCCCACACACCAGGATACGCGGACTGACCACCCCGAATCGCTCGCGCAGCTCACCGTGCAGAATGCGGATGACGGCGTCTAGGCGATCCCGCGTAATGGCGGCGCTGACATCCCTGAGTGGCAGATGGGTGGTCACCAGAGCCACTCTGAGCCCTTCCGTGGCCAACATCATGACGGGGTGACCGCCGCTGATTCCGGCGATGAACTCCGTGTGTCCGGTGAAAGGCATGCCCGCCTCGTTGATGATGCCTTTGTGCACGGGTGCCGTGACCATTGCGTCGAAGCGACCTCGCAAACAGGCGCGCACGGCGGCCTCCAGTGTTTCCAGCACGTAGAGGCCATTCGCGGTATCGAGCCGGCCGGGCTGCACCCCCACGGCGCGGCCGACCGGCCAAACCGGGAGCGTGCCTGCGACGTGCGGACGGAAACTCGCATCGTCAACATCGACTTCCCGTATCTGAACGTCCCAGCCCAGAACTTCGCTGCGTGCGCGCAGTATCTGGGGGTCCGCCGCCACGACCAGCTCGCAGGGCCACGCTTGCCGGGCGATAGCCAGACAAAGGTCGGGGCCGATGCCGGCGGGCTCGCCGGCGGTCAACACGATGCGCGTTCGATGCACTCAGTGAGCTCCCGTCCGGCCTGCAGGGACGCGGCTGGGGTCTATACCCATCGCGCGGTCAGCGGAACGCAGCGTCCGACGGGGCTTGGGAGGCGAAAGCGTCATACGAATTCGAATAGTCACGGAACGAAACAAGCGGCTTTTAAGGAGGCGCGAATTGTAGCACCGGACGAACATCCGGGGTTTTGCTCGCTATCGTCCGCCCTGGGCTCCATCCGCATCCGGGCGGGCATTCCAATACCGTCCGTGCGCCCGTCGATAGCTCACCGGTTCGTCCTCGGCGTCTTTTGCTCCGACATCGACCCGAATGGCTCCGGCATCCGCGGTGCTCATCGCCGTTCCTCCTATCTTGCGGTAACGGGCCAGCACGTCGGGATGGGGAAAGCCGTATCGGTTGCGGTAACCGGCCGGTATCAGAACGATGCGGGGCTGAACCCGCTGCAAAAACTCCGGAGTCGAAGACGTTTTACTGCCGTGATGCGGGGCGACGAGGACGCCACTGCGCAGACCGGCGCCATAGCGTCGAACCAGGGCCGATTCCGCCGCACCCTCGATATCGCCGGTCAACAGGATTTGCCGCCCATGGGCACGTACGCTCAATACACAGGAGTTGTCGTTTTCCTTTTCGAATATCTCGAGCGGGCCGAGCATGCGGAAAGACACGCCATCCATGTCCCAGTCCTGGCCCGCCGCACACGGTAAAGCGCCGGGCAGTCTGTCGGGCACGCTGCTGTAGATCGAACCCACCGGCACGCGGCTGATCAGGCTATCCGCCCCGCCGATATGGTCGTTGTCGCCGTGACTGACCACCAGCACATCGATACTGCCCAGGCCTTCGTGCCGCAAGAACGGTTCGATGACCGCCGATCCCATCGCGAAGTCCGGCCCCAGGCGTGCGCCGGTGTCGAATACCAGCGCATGACGAGCGGTTTGCACCACGGCGGCGAGTCCCTGGCCCACATCCAAAAGCGTGAGACGCACATCGCCGTAGGCAGGACCTTGAGGCTGGACCGTCCAGGCGGGCAGCAACATGACCGCCCCCAACCAGCGCCCCGGCAAGCCGCGCGGC includes:
- a CDS encoding bifunctional (p)ppGpp synthetase/guanosine-3',5'-bis(diphosphate) 3'-pyrophosphohydrolase; the encoded protein is MKHSLYERDISSHSHDELLEKLAAGFSSRERTRLAEAVRHAVMARDRDPQQRPRGLDVAHILLGLGVDALTVQAALLSDPWLRENLAEESIKSQFGEPVASLVQKVNWLNTFNEYTAEVCEPEQAELLRRMLLAVVNDVRAVLVKLAYRLQRLRSLKHEQDPSVRYRIARETLDLFSPLANRLGLGQLKWELEDLSFRYLEPDAYKNLATSLDGKRAEREKYIGHFIALLDKALKDNGIDAQIYGRPKHLFSIWSKMRRKHLALDDLYDLLAVRVIVDKPASCYAVLGIVHNEWLHVPKEFDDYIANPKDNGYQSLHTVVVGPEGRSVEVQIRTREMHDFAEHGVAAHWRYKEGGKQDAALDRSINSLRRLLDSRNDDQALLEDFRSELFADQIFVLTPKGQVIRLKKGATPLDFAYAIHSEIGHRCRGAKVNGHIVPLSHALNSGEKVEILTAKHGGPSLGWLDPHMGYVSTPNARSKIKQWFKQQDHEKHLRAGRALLERERHKLGLPGLRDSDLDELARHFHLSRPDDLLLAIGRAEIGQAQLAATLQVPGFHTAPVQPATRKHEFPATVEPDQVTVQGVRNLLTHFATCCQPTPGTPIIGYITVGRGVAIHRQDCENILNLPVHKQARLIEVGWGEEATTFPVEIEVQAIDRKGLLKDVTHILAQEHINILRTDTRTDTHNQSVTMAITLEVSDIGQLSMALDKLEQVHNVLQARRKVGRRTEN
- a CDS encoding EAL domain-containing protein; the protein is MRWKLIILLLLLSLPLSVLFAQLFRLYLLDRHQESRFMAMARYEQQINGLIRQQRKHLEQVAAALPALSHVRDDLGKDDLEAFKLRFDQFWSAFQLDMGLSDALYVEYSGILRAQWTGGEDMNVVLASPAWQQVQESVRRNETPSSFVDCTVQCGIRALAPVLAQSRMTGMFAVGASLADTVLTFHDTAAADIAVLAEPNRAEEDGLVGPWGLKLEAASNRERNHVLLQRLASEIPLSQLAQQPQRLTTQDGVYEVGQIGLSPENRAPGMRILVLEDISAGLADIDRAVWRSLLAALLSTASSMVLIYVSLGRHLDRILRTAHAIPLLGRSEFERLRRIVHPRKGERFFDEIDLLDNTAIALSERLEQLEHQVEERTQSLRAALREITLEKEFADNLLEHAEVIIATSDQAGCLLTLNQYGRKLTGYSETDVIGLPLLNSVLLPDAAIDMYGRLREIIAGQTRHWRHESAMNAFGENAKHEISWVHTRLSGAALGEAALLSVGLDISERKRNERHLNYLQAHDPLTDTLNRRGFQDALERMLDMAQRLHIEGALLYLDLDRFKYLNDIAGHQAGDDLLTQVANELKSLLGQVPTLGEVGRLGGDEFALATLNVDREQAISLAERVIQALMDFRMDTASGYRVTASVGIALFPEHGRDARELLVNADIAMFQAKSNKRAGWHLFSAEEKARERMYDWVSWEERIKQGIAHDHFVLFYQPVVRLSDNKLSHYEVLLRLRNEDGSISTPGDFLEVAERSGLIGELDRWVVRNSLKKLASMPPEAQGIGLAINLSGASIGDTQLLEDLRGLLQSSAVDPSRVIFEITETAAVADFNEARAFVNTLREWGCVLALDDFGSGFASFYYLKQFSVDCIKIDGAFIRNLPDNRDDQISVRAMVEMARAYGKKTVAEFVENEAIVRLLMDYGVDYAQGYHIGKPAPDLLSMN
- the rsmA gene encoding 16S rRNA (adenine(1518)-N(6)/adenine(1519)-N(6))-dimethyltransferase RsmA, producing MSHQPRKRFGQNFLRDQHVIYAIVAAIGPREDEHLVEIGPGQGALTSALLAECGRLDVVELDRDLVVRLKERYAGSDKLRIHSGDALKFDFAALSKGEKLRVVGNLPYNISTPLLFHLFGQAQSISDMHFMLQKEVVDRLCASPGDSDYGRLSIMAQYHCAMECLMDVPPDSFYPPPKVMSAVVRLIPHARPPVEADPVALGRVVTAAFAQRRKTLRNALSALFSADELRDLGVDPTARAETLALEDYARLAGRYGSRE
- the pdxA gene encoding 4-hydroxythreonine-4-phosphate dehydrogenase PdxA, which translates into the protein MHRTRIVLTAGEPAGIGPDLCLAIARQAWPCELVVAADPQILRARSEVLGWDVQIREVDVDDASFRPHVAGTLPVWPVGRAVGVQPGRLDTANGLYVLETLEAAVRACLRGRFDAMVTAPVHKGIINEAGMPFTGHTEFIAGISGGHPVMMLATEGLRVALVTTHLPLRDVSAAITRDRLDAVIRILHGELRERFGVVSPRILVCGLNPHAGEGGHLGTEEVEVMEPVLAALRGQGYDLQGPLPADTLFLPKYLQNADAVLAMYHDQGLPVLKYAGFGKAVNVTLGLPLIRTSVDHGTALDLAGSGRADAGSLGAALRMAVQMAGNAAQGEGRWA